The following DNA comes from uncultured Devosia sp..
CCGGCGAAGGCTCGGCCCGCGATAATCTTTCCCTGCTCGATCAGGCCATCGCCCATGGCAATGGCACGGTCACGGCATCAACGGTCAAGGCCATGCTGGGCCTCGGCGATCGCGCCCGGATCATCGATCTCTTCGAGGAACTGATGGGTGGCCAGATCGGTCCCGCCATCGAGACCATGCGCAATCTCTATGACATGGGCGCCGATCCGCAGACCCTGATCGCCGATCTGGCCGATTTCACCCATCTGGTCACACGCATCAAGGTCGTGCCCGCCGCAGCCGACGACGTTTCGCTGACGCCCGACGAGCGCAATCGCGGCGCCGAATTGGCGGGCAAGCTCCCCATGCGGGCGCTGACCCGCGCCTGGCAGATCCTCTTCAAGGGCCATGACGAAGTCTCGCGTGCCAGCAATGGTCTGCAGGCCGCTGAAATGGCGCTGATCCGTCTGGCCTATGCTGCCGATCTGCCCAGCCCCGACGATCTGATCGCCAAGCTGTCCAACCAGCCGGCCCCTGCACCAAGCCTGCCGCCCAGCGCGCCGATCGCGCGCGGCCCCTCGGGCGGTGGTGGCGGCAGTGGTGCATCGGCCATGCGCGTCGAGGCGCCCCGTCCTTTGGCAATCGAAGCCGTGGCCACCCAGCCCGCCAATGTGCCCTGGGCCGGTGCCCAGCCGGCAACGCAGCCGGTCGCCGCGCCGAACCCGGTCGCCGCGCCACAGCCCGAAGTGCAGCCTGCCTTTTCCAAGGTCGGCTCCTATCGGGAGCTGATCGCCCTGGCGCAGGCCAAGCGCGACGTGCTGGTCAAGCTGGCGCTCGAATCCTCCATGCGCCCGATCTCCTTCGAACAGGGCCGCATCGAAGTGGCGCTCAGCGATGGTGCCGATCCAGGCATGATCGCGACCCTGTCGGCGCGCCTCCAGCTCTGGACCGGCGAGCGCTGGCTGGTCATGGTCTCGACCAAGCCGCCCGAAGGCCTGACCGTTCGTCAGGAAAAGGAAAAGCGCGTCGAAGCGGCCCAGGCCGCCGCTCATGACGATCCGCTGGTCAAAGCCATCATGGAAACATTTCCCGGCGCCAAGCTTGTCAATGTGAAGGTGCGCGACGACGCGGTCACCACCGACGAGGTCGAGGCGCTTCCGCCCCCAATTGAAGAGGACGACGAATGAAAGACATCATGGGCATGATGAAGGCCGCCAGCGAAATGAAGGGCAAGATGGAGGCCATGCAGGCCGAGCTTGCCGAGCTGGTCGTCGAAGGCCGTTCGGGCGGTGGCATGGTTGTCGTCTCGCTCTCCGGCAAGGGCGAAATGAAGGGCCTCAAGATCGATCCCTCGCTCTTCAAGGAAGATGACGTCGAAGTGCTCGAGGACCTGATCCTTGCTGCGCACAACGACGCCAAGGGCAAGTCAGAAGCCGAAATGCAGCGTCGCATGAGCGAAGTTACCGCCGGCCTGCCCATCCCGCCCGGCATGAAGTTTCCGTTCTGACGATTCACGCATGCGGCCCGTCAATGTTAGCAGTCTGCTAGCGCATTCGACCCTGAGTTAACCCGAAAATGGCC
Coding sequences within:
- a CDS encoding DNA polymerase III subunit gamma/tau, producing MAGSDSQKSPYLVLARKYRPRDFSTLVGQDAMVQTLGNAFAQNRIHHAFILTGVRGVGKTTTARILARAFNYEDATGPHPTLDLSVEGEHCRAIIEGRHVDVIEMDAASNTGINDIREIIDSVKYAPSSAPYKVYVIDEVHMLSTAAFNGLLKTLEEPPPYVKFIFATTEIRKVPVTILSRCMRFDLRRITPEIMSAYLESILGQEGISFEPEALAMIVRAGEGSARDNLSLLDQAIAHGNGTVTASTVKAMLGLGDRARIIDLFEELMGGQIGPAIETMRNLYDMGADPQTLIADLADFTHLVTRIKVVPAAADDVSLTPDERNRGAELAGKLPMRALTRAWQILFKGHDEVSRASNGLQAAEMALIRLAYAADLPSPDDLIAKLSNQPAPAPSLPPSAPIARGPSGGGGGSGASAMRVEAPRPLAIEAVATQPANVPWAGAQPATQPVAAPNPVAAPQPEVQPAFSKVGSYRELIALAQAKRDVLVKLALESSMRPISFEQGRIEVALSDGADPGMIATLSARLQLWTGERWLVMVSTKPPEGLTVRQEKEKRVEAAQAAAHDDPLVKAIMETFPGAKLVNVKVRDDAVTTDEVEALPPPIEEDDE
- a CDS encoding YbaB/EbfC family nucleoid-associated protein, with the protein product MKDIMGMMKAASEMKGKMEAMQAELAELVVEGRSGGGMVVVSLSGKGEMKGLKIDPSLFKEDDVEVLEDLILAAHNDAKGKSEAEMQRRMSEVTAGLPIPPGMKFPF